The following are from one region of the Marinitoga sp. 38H-ov genome:
- a CDS encoding lysophospholipid acyltransferase family protein: MINLIKRFLLTIWFYIGFFGYVVIYGSIVLLISKIISKISGEKKADSYLRKVVYKFGKNAFKLLGIKVNVESEIDINEIENEQYMIVANHQSLLDIPLIIGYIYPTGFIAKKELEKAPIIASFIKALGSVFIDRKNPSKAAAALRDIKRKLEEGRKLTIFPEGTRTLDGKVKPFKKGSLMIPYRYNIKILPVAIDGTYYIIKKGEHLLNPHNVNIKIFKPLVPKDFESEEDLRNHIFNLLSSEVN; the protein is encoded by the coding sequence TTGATTAATTTAATAAAACGATTTTTATTAACTATATGGTTTTATATTGGTTTTTTTGGATATGTAGTTATATATGGTTCTATTGTTTTATTAATTTCAAAAATTATAAGCAAAATATCAGGTGAAAAAAAGGCGGATTCTTATTTGAGAAAAGTTGTATATAAATTTGGGAAAAATGCGTTTAAATTATTAGGGATAAAAGTAAATGTTGAAAGTGAAATAGATATAAATGAAATTGAAAATGAACAATATATGATTGTTGCAAATCATCAAAGTTTATTAGATATTCCGTTAATAATAGGTTATATATATCCTACAGGATTTATAGCAAAAAAGGAATTAGAAAAAGCCCCTATAATTGCAAGTTTTATAAAAGCGTTAGGTTCTGTATTTATTGATAGAAAAAATCCTTCCAAAGCGGCGGCTGCTCTTCGTGATATAAAAAGAAAATTAGAAGAAGGAAGAAAATTGACTATTTTTCCAGAAGGTACTAGAACTTTAGATGGAAAAGTAAAGCCATTTAAAAAAGGATCTTTAATGATTCCGTATAGATATAATATAAAAATACTTCCTGTTGCAATTGATGGAACATATTACATAATAAAAAAAGGAGAACATTTGCTTAATCCACATAATGTTAATATAAAAATTTTTAAACCTTTAGTTCCTAAGGATTTTGAAAGTGAAGAGGACTTAAGAAATCACATTTTTAATTTATTATCTTCTGAAGTAAATTAA
- a CDS encoding YitT family protein, with translation MKKELFKDIFLITLGTFINAIGWTLFLIPWKIVGGGLSGVGTMIYYVTGIPVGISYLIMNVILLYIAMKIIGKSFGFKTIFGIASSSFFITYLQNFFNSPILYDQFLSSVIGGILLGTGIGIVFLAGGSTGGTEIIVMIINKFRNVSPGRTMFLFDIIIIGSSYFIFRSFETIIYGYVTMAISSYAVDLVLEGGKSSVQLFIFSDKYGNIADEITKTLGRGVTLIQGTGWYTKENRNIILTIVRRRELPIVLKIIKKHDKNAFISMGSVAGVFGEGFDKLKI, from the coding sequence ATGAAAAAAGAATTATTTAAAGATATATTTCTAATAACTTTAGGGACTTTTATTAATGCAATAGGTTGGACTTTATTTTTAATTCCATGGAAAATAGTAGGTGGAGGATTAAGTGGTGTAGGTACAATGATTTATTATGTAACAGGTATTCCGGTTGGTATAAGTTATTTAATTATGAATGTAATATTATTATATATTGCTATGAAAATAATTGGAAAATCTTTTGGGTTTAAAACTATATTTGGTATAGCGAGTTCATCGTTTTTTATAACCTATTTGCAAAATTTTTTTAATTCTCCTATATTATATGATCAATTTTTGTCATCTGTAATTGGAGGTATATTATTGGGTACAGGTATAGGAATTGTTTTTCTTGCTGGAGGAAGTACTGGTGGAACAGAAATAATAGTAATGATTATAAATAAGTTTAGAAATGTTAGTCCTGGAAGAACCATGTTTTTATTTGATATAATAATAATAGGTAGTTCATATTTTATTTTTAGATCTTTTGAGACTATAATATATGGTTATGTTACAATGGCAATATCAAGTTATGCTGTTGATTTAGTTTTAGAAGGTGGGAAATCATCTGTACAATTATTTATATTTTCAGATAAATACGGAAATATTGCAGATGAAATCACTAAAACATTAGGTAGAGGAGTAACATTAATTCAAGGAACAGGTTGGTATACAAAAGAAAACAGAAATATTATATTGACTATCGTAAGAAGAAGAGAATTACCTATTGTTTTGAAAATAATAAAAAAACATGATAAAAATGCTTTTATTTCAATGGGATCAGTTGCTGGAGTATTTGGTGAAGGTTTTGATAAATTAAAAATTTAA
- a CDS encoding bifunctional nuclease family protein yields MFKKVDIITMGLDKISNSPVVFLRIENTHLGIPIWIGACEATFLALAINEQKTPRPLTHDLIISILENEGYDINRVEIHNMEDNIYYSNIILEKDGIEINLDSRPSDALVLAVKKRIPIYIKDKLIIDNGIDLSFIPIENEEENTEEDKRNEFKKFLENFDIDTIKKHFFDEGKKYDEDK; encoded by the coding sequence ATGTTTAAAAAGGTTGATATTATTACAATGGGATTAGATAAAATTTCTAATTCTCCAGTAGTTTTTTTGAGAATAGAAAATACACATTTAGGTATTCCAATATGGATAGGAGCTTGTGAAGCTACCTTTTTAGCGTTAGCAATAAATGAGCAAAAGACTCCACGTCCTTTAACTCATGATTTGATAATTTCTATATTAGAAAATGAAGGATATGATATAAATAGAGTAGAAATACATAACATGGAAGATAATATATATTATTCAAATATTATTTTAGAAAAAGATGGAATAGAAATAAATCTTGATTCAAGACCATCGGATGCACTTGTACTAGCAGTGAAAAAAAGAATACCTATTTATATTAAAGATAAATTGATTATTGATAATGGAATTGATTTGTCTTTTATTCCTATTGAAAATGAGGAAGAAAATACCGAAGAAGATAAAAGAAATGAATTTAAAAAGTTTTTAGAAAATTTTGATATAGATACAATAAAAAAGCATTTTTTTGATGAGGGGAAAAAATATGATGAAGATAAATGA
- the thiI gene encoding tRNA uracil 4-sulfurtransferase ThiI yields the protein MYDFVVIKYSEIGTKGKNRRIFENKLMNNIVLQLDHNVSAKKIYGRIIITPKENKKIDSTMLNNLKRVFGIKSISPALKVEKNYEDIKNKIFFLLKEKNIATGTFKIDARRTDKTFPIRSFDLNKNLGEDVLNEFPNLKVDVHNPDYLIKVEIRQELSFVYFENIECYAGYPVGAGGKASIMLSGGIDSPVAAWLMMKRGMKMNAISFYSPPSNNEKTIMKLIELSKKLSEYYPFKFYHYIVPFTNVQMAIKKLNVESYSLILQRRSMLRIASKIAKHSNSSALITGENLGQVASQTLENMITISDATDMLILRPLVGYEKLEIVKRSQEIGTYDISIWPYKDSCVAFLPKTPATKSFPDKMRKYEEKIENLSNLEYEAIKNSLVYIIKNGEVIENYSFLEKEVLNLD from the coding sequence ATGTACGATTTTGTGGTTATTAAATATAGTGAAATAGGAACTAAGGGAAAAAATAGAAGAATATTTGAAAATAAATTAATGAATAATATAGTGTTACAATTAGACCATAATGTTAGTGCAAAAAAAATATATGGAAGAATAATAATTACTCCTAAAGAAAATAAAAAAATAGACAGTACTATGTTAAATAATTTAAAAAGGGTATTTGGTATAAAATCTATATCTCCGGCTTTAAAAGTGGAAAAAAATTATGAAGACATAAAAAATAAAATATTTTTCTTATTAAAAGAAAAAAATATTGCAACAGGTACTTTTAAAATTGATGCTAGAAGAACAGATAAAACATTTCCAATTAGAAGTTTTGATTTAAATAAAAATCTTGGCGAAGATGTTCTTAATGAATTTCCGAATTTAAAAGTAGATGTGCATAATCCTGATTATTTAATTAAAGTTGAAATAAGACAGGAACTTTCTTTTGTATACTTTGAAAATATAGAATGTTATGCGGGATATCCCGTCGGTGCTGGTGGTAAGGCTAGTATTATGCTTTCTGGAGGTATAGATAGCCCTGTAGCAGCATGGCTTATGATGAAAAGAGGAATGAAAATGAATGCCATATCTTTTTATAGCCCTCCAAGTAATAATGAGAAAACAATTATGAAATTAATTGAGTTAAGTAAAAAGTTAAGTGAATATTATCCATTTAAATTTTACCATTATATTGTTCCTTTTACTAATGTTCAAATGGCTATAAAAAAATTAAATGTAGAAAGCTATTCGTTAATTTTACAGAGAAGATCCATGTTAAGAATAGCTTCTAAAATTGCGAAGCATTCAAATAGTTCAGCGTTAATTACGGGAGAAAATCTAGGCCAAGTTGCATCACAAACATTAGAAAATATGATAACAATATCAGATGCAACAGATATGTTAATATTAAGACCTTTAGTTGGATATGAAAAGTTAGAAATAGTAAAAAGGTCACAGGAAATTGGTACATATGATATATCAATATGGCCATATAAAGATAGTTGTGTTGCATTTTTACCTAAAACACCAGCTACTAAATCATTCCCTGATAAAATGAGAAAATATGAAGAAAAAATAGAAAATTTATCAAATTTGGAGTATGAAGCTATAAAAAATAGTTTGGTATATATAATAAAAAATGGTGAAGTTATTGAAAATTACTCTTTTTTAGAAAAAGAGGTGTTGAATCTTGATTAA
- a CDS encoding polyprenyl synthetase family protein yields MMKINEFKKVFDNASKELFNSLELINILNETIRYSYFSGGKRLRPWIIYNIGRYYNVEEEKLFKIGFAIEILHTASLIHDDLPAIDNSDYRRGNRTSHKEFGEWRAILTGDLGFILPYKIFYDNKLSKLYGFFSETVIKLIEGETLDVAFEKKLIVPSDKQILDMYEKKTSALFEFSFAFASLLKDNQNDFEILKNTGKSFGLAFQIYDDLKDLHGTFDEVGKDLSNDENKYTLLKIMNQDKAKKYADSLFDESILSLSKLKMNFLVDELINIKSLIERK; encoded by the coding sequence ATGATGAAGATAAATGAATTTAAAAAAGTTTTTGACAATGCATCTAAAGAATTATTTAATTCTTTAGAATTAATAAACATTTTAAATGAGACAATTAGATATTCATATTTTTCAGGAGGAAAAAGATTACGTCCCTGGATAATTTATAATATCGGACGATATTATAATGTAGAAGAAGAAAAATTATTTAAAATAGGTTTTGCAATAGAGATTTTACATACAGCATCTTTAATACATGATGATTTGCCAGCAATAGATAATAGCGATTATAGGCGAGGAAATAGGACAAGTCATAAAGAATTTGGAGAATGGAGAGCAATTTTAACAGGTGATTTGGGTTTTATTTTACCATATAAAATTTTTTATGATAATAAATTATCAAAACTATATGGATTCTTTTCTGAAACTGTAATTAAATTAATTGAAGGAGAAACTTTAGATGTTGCTTTTGAAAAAAAATTAATTGTTCCATCAGATAAACAAATATTGGATATGTATGAAAAGAAAACATCTGCTTTATTTGAGTTTTCTTTTGCTTTTGCCTCGTTATTAAAGGATAATCAAAATGATTTTGAAATTCTTAAAAATACTGGTAAAAGTTTTGGTCTAGCATTTCAAATTTATGATGATTTAAAAGATTTACACGGTACATTTGATGAAGTTGGAAAGGATTTAAGTAATGATGAAAATAAATACACTTTATTAAAAATAATGAATCAAGATAAAGCAAAAAAATATGCAGATTCATTATTTGATGAATCGATTTTATCACTTTCAAAACTGAAAATGAATTTTTTAGTTGATGAATTAATTAATATTAAATCATTAATTGAAAGGAAGTAG